A stretch of the Candidatus Jettenia sp. AMX2 genome encodes the following:
- the pheS gene encoding phenylalanine--tRNA ligase subunit alpha has protein sequence MSFLLPMRGRRASVVYTLNMLEKLEEIKRNLQKEAESVQTLKDAEQLRLKYLGRKGIVSDFMKCIPTLPAEQRAAFGQQVNSLKTEANNRIEDIIRRLSGEPAPRAEKEFFDITLPGKRPPEGKRHPISQTIDDIKEVFARLGFDVAYGPEIETEYYNFEALNIPADHPSRTDFDTFYIKNDLLLRSQTSTVQIRIMEKQQPPVRIIAPGRVYRPDTVDARHSFMFHQVEGLLVDEGVSFADLKGVLNQFIKTYFGKDVRMRFRPSFFPFTEPSAEVDISCSLCTGKGCSVCSYSGWVEILGAGMVDPNVFKAVHYDAERYTGFAFGMGVERITMLRYGIGDIRLFYENDIRFLSQF, from the coding sequence ATGTCTTTCCTTTTACCAATGCGAGGGAGACGTGCCTCTGTTGTTTATACTCTGAATATGTTGGAAAAACTTGAAGAAATCAAAAGGAATTTGCAAAAAGAAGCGGAATCGGTTCAGACGCTGAAAGACGCCGAACAGCTCAGACTAAAATATCTGGGAAGAAAAGGCATCGTCAGCGATTTTATGAAATGCATCCCGACGCTGCCGGCAGAGCAGCGCGCTGCTTTCGGACAGCAGGTGAATTCCCTGAAAACCGAAGCCAATAACCGTATAGAAGACATAATAAGAAGATTATCCGGAGAACCTGCGCCCCGCGCTGAAAAAGAATTTTTTGACATAACATTGCCCGGGAAACGCCCCCCTGAAGGAAAAAGGCATCCCATTTCCCAAACGATAGACGACATCAAAGAGGTTTTTGCCCGGTTGGGTTTTGATGTGGCCTACGGGCCGGAGATCGAAACAGAATACTATAACTTTGAGGCCCTGAATATCCCTGCCGATCATCCTTCCCGGACGGATTTTGATACCTTCTATATCAAAAACGATTTGCTCCTGAGAAGCCAGACATCCACGGTTCAGATCCGTATTATGGAAAAACAACAACCGCCCGTCCGTATTATAGCTCCCGGCAGGGTATACAGACCCGATACCGTTGATGCCCGCCATTCATTTATGTTTCATCAGGTAGAGGGACTGCTTGTTGATGAAGGGGTGAGTTTTGCAGACCTGAAAGGGGTGCTGAATCAGTTTATTAAAACCTATTTCGGAAAAGACGTCCGGATGCGTTTCAGGCCATCCTTCTTTCCTTTTACCGAGCCGAGTGCAGAGGTAGATATATCATGCTCTCTATGCACTGGTAAGGGGTGCAGTGTATGCTCTTACAGCGGATGGGTGGAGATATTGGGTGCCGGGATGGTTGACCCCAATGTTTTTAAAGCAGTGCATTATGATGCTGAAAGATATACAGGATTTGCGTTCGGCATGGGTGTCGAACGAATTACCATGCTGAGGTACGGCATCGGTGATATCCGTCTCTTTTACGAGAACGACATCCGTTTTTTATCTCAATTTTAA
- a CDS encoding DUF1559 domain-containing protein, whose protein sequence is MKMKKRSSFGFTLIELLVVIAIIGILAGILLPALARARESARRTQCASNLKQIGLAMHMYANENGETFPTGGKAGTEPDESDTGPKELESLGKLFDQYISDRKIFRCPSDATVAAETQEGVLGLRANDPATFTNARCSYGYDDNHTPLDDPGVAIVADKLGVDTIPATWLSANHKHKGQNVLYIDGHVEWKGTSTCGWYDGAAYDNIWFAVDDANRAANTPSIFGTDTAILQ, encoded by the coding sequence ATGAAGATGAAGAAAAGGAGTAGTTTTGGTTTTACATTAATTGAGTTGCTGGTGGTAATTGCCATTATTGGTATACTTGCGGGCATCCTGCTGCCTGCCCTGGCGAGGGCACGCGAGTCGGCACGGAGAACGCAGTGCGCCTCCAACCTCAAACAGATAGGTCTTGCGATGCATATGTATGCCAATGAAAATGGCGAAACATTTCCTACGGGGGGTAAAGCAGGTACTGAACCAGATGAAAGCGATACTGGACCTAAAGAGTTAGAGTCACTGGGGAAACTCTTTGATCAGTACATAAGCGACAGGAAGATCTTCAGATGTCCAAGTGATGCTACCGTTGCCGCTGAGACTCAAGAGGGTGTTTTGGGTCTGAGGGCAAATGATCCCGCTACATTCACAAATGCAAGATGCAGCTACGGCTACGATGATAATCATACCCCTTTGGATGACCCGGGCGTTGCCATCGTTGCTGACAAGTTAGGTGTAGATACTATTCCAGCAACATGGCTCTCAGCTAATCATAAACATAAAGGACAAAATGTTCTTTATATCGATGGTCATGTGGAGTGGAAGGGTACTTCGACTTGCGGTTGGTATGATGGTGCGGCCTACGATAATATTTGGTTTGCAGTTGATGATGCTAATCGTGCTGCTAATACACCTAGTATTTTCGGGACTGATACGGCAATCCTGCAGTAA
- a CDS encoding universal stress protein, producing MIVLKKILCPVDHSECSYLALKYAISLSLKDEAKLYLMHVIDSRFFEMETYKLSPYNISESELAKIHSDLMKSLPEGTTDLLEVETIVVKGVPFNEILNTSQEVGADIIVMGTHGRTGLSHVMMGSVAEKVVRKSACPVLTVRMPAPPVIPLSG from the coding sequence ATGATTGTACTAAAAAAGATATTATGCCCTGTAGACCACTCTGAATGTTCATACCTTGCTTTAAAATATGCCATCTCCCTCTCACTGAAAGACGAGGCCAAATTATATCTGATGCACGTGATTGATTCACGTTTTTTTGAAATGGAGACATACAAACTCAGTCCCTATAACATCAGTGAATCCGAGCTGGCAAAAATCCATTCTGATTTAATGAAGAGTTTACCGGAAGGGACAACCGACCTGTTAGAGGTAGAGACTATTGTAGTAAAAGGAGTGCCGTTTAATGAGATACTGAACACTTCTCAGGAAGTAGGGGCAGATATTATCGTGATGGGTACGCATGGAAGGACGGGACTTTCCCACGTCATGATGGGGAGTGTTGCTGAAAAGGTTGTACGCAAGTCCGCTTGTCCTGTACTGACGGTAAGGATGCCTGCACCACCGGTAATACCCCTTTCAGGTTAA
- the rpmI gene encoding 50S ribosomal protein L35, which yields MSKLKTHKGLKKRIKVTATGKVLRSKAGKSHLMSGKPGRKRQSLRKKTEASPAFSKNMKEALHYIKYSK from the coding sequence ATGTCAAAATTAAAAACCCACAAGGGGTTGAAAAAGAGAATAAAGGTTACTGCTACAGGAAAGGTGCTGAGATCAAAGGCCGGCAAGAGCCACCTGATGTCAGGGAAACCGGGAAGGAAAAGGCAATCACTGAGGAAGAAAACAGAGGCGTCACCTGCCTTTAGCAAGAACATGAAAGAGGCGTTACACTATATTAAATACAGTAAGTAA
- the rplT gene encoding 50S ribosomal protein L20, whose protein sequence is MPRATKGAARKRARKRLLNKTEGYWGGRGNLYRKAMETYIRAMAYSFRDRKARKRKFRELWITRINAAVREHGLSYSCFMHGLLKANVGLDRKMLAEMAVNDKPAFGKLVEQVKAAG, encoded by the coding sequence ATGCCAAGAGCAACAAAAGGTGCTGCCAGAAAAAGGGCAAGAAAAAGGTTATTAAATAAGACAGAGGGTTATTGGGGCGGGCGCGGTAATTTGTACCGCAAGGCAATGGAAACGTATATCCGTGCTATGGCCTATTCGTTCCGTGACAGAAAGGCGCGCAAGAGGAAGTTCAGAGAACTGTGGATTACCAGAATCAATGCGGCCGTAAGGGAACATGGCCTTTCCTACAGCTGTTTTATGCATGGATTGCTGAAGGCTAACGTAGGGTTAGACCGGAAGATGCTGGCCGAAATGGCTGTGAATGATAAACCTGCCTTCGGAAAGCTTGTTGAGCAAGTAAAGGCTGCCGGGTAA
- the thrS gene encoding threonine--tRNA ligase — MVKVTLPDGTKKEYKDSITIGEVASSIDSRSGEKALAGKASGVPVDLDYPIKQDTSVSVITEGTKEGLEILRHSTAHIMAQAVSRLFPGVKLGIGPTIENGFYYDFGLQHTLTEEDLKKIEEEIKRIIHENIPFKRMELPRDAAIKKMEELGQPFKAELIRDINSDTVSFYQQDGFIDLCRGPHIRRTGMVKVFKLLSIAGAYWRGKETNPMLQRIYGTAFFTREELDNYLKFLEEAKNRDHRKIGKDLDLFSFHEEGGAGLTFWHPKGARIRNSIENFWKEEHFKRGYEIVYSPHIAKINLWKTSGHWNFYRESMYAPIEVDKQEYILKPMNCPFAVLMYKTKLRSYRDLPLRWGELGTVYRYERSGVLHGLLRVRGFTQDDAHIFCTPDQLEGEILGVINLAQFMLTSFGFKEYEIELSVRGKGEKEHYIGRDEVWEHAEDALRIALERMGLPYTRMEGEAKFYGPAIDIKVRDAIGRGWQGPTIQVDFNLPERFDVNYVGSDGFHHRVVMIHRTVLGAMERFIGCLIEHYAGDFPLWIAPVQMRILPITDAHIDYAKKIQARLLSENFRVECDTGNTKINYKIREGTLEKIPYLLIVGDKEMQSGTVSIRSRKEGNEGVLSLEDFISKVSREVEEKA; from the coding sequence ATGGTTAAGGTTACTTTACCTGACGGGACAAAAAAAGAGTACAAAGACAGCATAACAATTGGTGAAGTTGCAAGTTCGATTGATAGTCGTTCAGGTGAAAAGGCGCTGGCCGGAAAGGCCAGCGGTGTACCGGTGGATCTCGATTATCCTATCAAACAAGACACCTCCGTATCGGTAATCACCGAAGGAACCAAAGAAGGTCTGGAGATCCTTCGTCACAGTACAGCCCATATCATGGCGCAGGCGGTCAGCAGGTTATTTCCCGGTGTAAAACTCGGTATAGGTCCGACTATTGAAAACGGGTTTTATTATGATTTTGGCCTGCAGCATACACTTACAGAGGAAGACCTGAAGAAAATTGAAGAGGAAATAAAAAGGATTATCCATGAGAACATACCCTTTAAAAGGATGGAACTGCCCCGTGATGCTGCTATAAAAAAGATGGAAGAACTCGGGCAGCCATTTAAGGCAGAGCTCATCAGGGATATCAACAGTGATACGGTTTCCTTTTACCAGCAGGATGGTTTTATCGACTTGTGCCGTGGTCCGCATATCCGGAGGACGGGTATGGTAAAGGTTTTTAAGCTCCTGAGTATTGCGGGAGCATACTGGCGCGGGAAAGAAACAAACCCCATGCTGCAGCGTATCTATGGCACTGCATTCTTCACCAGGGAAGAGCTTGATAATTATCTGAAATTTCTGGAAGAGGCCAAAAACCGCGATCACAGAAAGATAGGAAAGGATTTAGACCTTTTCAGTTTCCATGAAGAGGGTGGGGCCGGCTTAACCTTCTGGCATCCGAAAGGTGCACGAATACGGAACAGTATAGAGAATTTCTGGAAGGAAGAGCACTTTAAAAGGGGATATGAGATTGTTTACAGTCCCCACATTGCGAAGATTAACTTATGGAAAACCAGCGGCCATTGGAACTTCTACCGGGAGAGTATGTATGCACCCATTGAGGTTGATAAACAGGAATATATCCTGAAACCCATGAACTGTCCTTTTGCCGTGCTTATGTATAAGACGAAGCTCCGGAGTTACCGCGACCTTCCTTTGCGGTGGGGGGAGCTGGGAACCGTGTACCGGTATGAGAGGTCCGGGGTCCTCCATGGGTTGCTGCGGGTACGCGGGTTTACCCAGGACGATGCTCACATATTCTGTACACCGGACCAGTTGGAAGGTGAAATCCTGGGGGTAATCAATTTAGCCCAGTTTATGCTGACCAGTTTCGGGTTTAAGGAATACGAGATAGAATTGAGCGTGCGCGGCAAAGGTGAAAAAGAGCACTATATAGGACGTGACGAGGTATGGGAACATGCCGAGGACGCCTTGCGGATTGCCTTGGAGAGAATGGGGTTGCCTTATACCCGCATGGAAGGCGAGGCAAAGTTTTATGGTCCGGCCATTGATATTAAGGTCAGGGATGCCATCGGACGTGGGTGGCAGGGACCTACCATCCAGGTGGATTTCAATCTTCCCGAAAGATTTGACGTAAACTATGTAGGCTCAGACGGTTTTCATCACCGGGTTGTGATGATTCACCGTACGGTTCTTGGGGCAATGGAGCGGTTTATCGGTTGCCTGATAGAACACTATGCCGGAGATTTTCCTTTGTGGATTGCACCGGTACAAATGCGCATATTGCCGATTACCGATGCGCATATTGATTATGCAAAAAAAATACAGGCACGGTTGCTTTCAGAGAATTTTCGGGTAGAATGTGATACCGGTAATACAAAGATTAATTATAAAATACGGGAAGGCACTTTAGAAAAAATTCCTTATTTGCTGATTGTAGGTGATAAGGAGATGCAATCAGGGACGGTTTCCATAAGAAGCAGAAAAGAGGGGAACGAGGGTGTGCTTTCACTTGAGGATTTTATCAGCAAAGTTAGTAGGGAAGTAGAGGAAAAAGCATAA
- the larE gene encoding ATP-dependent sacrificial sulfur transferase LarE, with amino-acid sequence MDTKEKLKKLQDTVKGLESVVIAFSGGVDSSLVAKVCYDVLGEKALAVTARSETYPAHEYEEAVKIAQEIGIPHMTIHTSELGIKGFADNPPNRCYFCKSELFGKLKEIAGDKGYKHVADGANLDDTGEYRPGLDAARELEVHSPLKESGLRKADIREIAKYLNLSNWDKPPYACMSSRFPYGEPITEEKLSLVAAAENYLRSIGLRQFRVRHHDTIARIEVLPEDIPALLDAGRRNELVRKFKEIGYQYVTLDMEGYRSGSMNEVLGRKG; translated from the coding sequence ATGGATACGAAAGAAAAACTGAAAAAATTACAGGATACGGTAAAAGGGCTGGAAAGCGTTGTGATAGCCTTTTCAGGCGGCGTTGACAGTTCACTGGTTGCAAAGGTGTGCTATGACGTCCTTGGTGAAAAGGCTCTTGCCGTTACTGCGCGTTCTGAAACCTATCCTGCCCATGAATACGAGGAGGCGGTAAAAATCGCCCAGGAGATCGGTATTCCTCATATGACTATCCATACGAGTGAACTGGGTATCAAGGGGTTCGCAGACAACCCCCCCAACCGGTGCTATTTTTGCAAATCGGAACTATTCGGGAAACTGAAAGAGATTGCCGGAGATAAGGGTTACAAGCACGTCGCAGACGGCGCTAACCTCGATGATACCGGTGAATACCGTCCCGGTCTCGATGCCGCAAGGGAACTCGAGGTACACAGCCCCCTGAAAGAGAGCGGATTAAGAAAGGCAGATATCAGGGAGATAGCGAAGTACCTGAATCTTTCCAACTGGGATAAACCCCCGTATGCCTGCATGTCGTCCCGGTTCCCTTACGGAGAACCGATAACAGAAGAAAAGTTATCCCTGGTTGCCGCCGCAGAAAATTATCTGCGAAGCATTGGTTTAAGGCAATTCCGGGTCAGACACCATGATACCATTGCGCGCATTGAGGTATTGCCAGAAGACATCCCTGCCCTCCTGGATGCAGGCAGGCGGAATGAACTCGTCAGGAAATTTAAGGAGATTGGTTACCAATACGTCACCCTCGATATGGAAGGCTACCGGAGTGGAAGTATGAATGAGGTTCTTGGCAGGAAAGGGTAA
- the infC gene encoding translation initiation factor IF-3 produces MSQDLRFNERIRASQVRLIDENGVQVGVVSREEALARAKSVEQDLVEVAPDATPPVCKIMNYGKYKYKQKKKMHQKQHVVQLKELRLRPKTGEHDIQTKIRQARRFLEHKNRVLINMMFKGRERAHAELGENILNQIASALEDIAKVERERTSDDRKMGIILTPK; encoded by the coding sequence ATTTCACAAGATTTAAGGTTTAATGAACGTATACGCGCTTCGCAGGTCCGGTTGATTGATGAAAATGGCGTGCAAGTCGGGGTGGTCAGCAGGGAGGAGGCCCTTGCAAGGGCAAAGAGTGTGGAGCAGGACCTTGTAGAGGTGGCGCCGGATGCAACCCCGCCTGTTTGTAAAATCATGAATTATGGTAAGTATAAATACAAACAGAAGAAAAAAATGCACCAAAAACAGCATGTTGTTCAGCTAAAGGAATTACGACTGAGGCCAAAGACCGGCGAACACGACATCCAGACAAAGATTCGCCAGGCAAGGAGGTTTTTAGAGCACAAAAACCGTGTGCTTATCAATATGATGTTTAAGGGCAGGGAAAGGGCTCATGCTGAGCTGGGGGAAAACATCCTGAATCAGATTGCTTCTGCATTAGAGGATATTGCCAAAGTAGAAAGGGAAAGAACATCAGATGACCGGAAAATGGGAATAATTCTGACTCCAAAATAA
- the amrS gene encoding AmmeMemoRadiSam system radical SAM enzyme, translating into MKEAMFFEKLGDKRVRCYLCRHHCVIGEGKKGICRVRENRGGTLYSLVYRKLISEHIDPIEKKPLFHFYPGTTSFSVATVGCNFRCLNCQNYEISQLPADSEQIAGSDIEPEKIVEDALNSRCKSIAYTYTEPTIFFEYAYDIAKQADIRSIKNVFVTNGYITREALATIRPYLHAANIDLKSFSPETYRQLSGARLEQVLDCIRSYREMGIWIEITTLIIPEVNDSASELRQIAGFIKDTGPGIPWHISRFYPAYRLLEKPPTPLNTLKMAREIGLEAGLRYIYIGNVHSEEGENTCCYNCHKVLIKRYNYQIIENNIINSQCPACKTPIDGCFEV; encoded by the coding sequence ATGAAAGAGGCAATGTTTTTTGAAAAGCTCGGGGATAAAAGGGTAAGGTGCTATCTTTGCCGTCATCATTGCGTTATCGGAGAGGGAAAGAAAGGGATATGCCGCGTAAGGGAAAACCGTGGAGGGACGCTATACTCGCTCGTTTACAGAAAGCTTATTTCAGAACATATTGACCCTATTGAAAAAAAGCCCCTTTTTCATTTCTATCCCGGCACCACATCGTTTTCTGTGGCAACAGTCGGATGCAATTTCCGTTGTTTAAACTGCCAGAACTATGAAATATCACAACTGCCTGCGGATTCTGAGCAGATCGCCGGCAGTGATATTGAACCCGAAAAGATTGTTGAGGATGCCCTGAATTCCCGTTGTAAAAGTATCGCCTATACCTACACCGAACCAACAATATTTTTTGAATATGCCTATGATATTGCGAAACAAGCGGATATCCGCTCAATAAAAAACGTATTTGTAACGAATGGATACATAACCCGCGAGGCATTAGCAACAATACGGCCATATCTTCACGCTGCAAATATTGATTTAAAAAGTTTTTCTCCTGAAACGTACAGGCAACTATCCGGCGCACGCCTGGAACAGGTTTTAGACTGCATCCGTTCTTACCGGGAGATGGGAATCTGGATAGAAATAACCACACTGATTATTCCGGAGGTTAACGATTCCGCATCCGAATTGAGACAGATTGCCGGATTTATAAAGGACACAGGACCCGGCATACCGTGGCATATAAGCCGTTTTTATCCGGCATACCGGCTTCTGGAAAAACCACCAACGCCGTTAAATACCCTTAAAATGGCGCGTGAGATCGGACTGGAGGCCGGCCTGAGATATATTTATATAGGGAATGTGCACAGCGAGGAAGGAGAAAATACCTGTTGTTATAACTGCCACAAAGTCCTTATTAAAAGATATAATTATCAGATTATTGAGAATAACATCATAAATTCACAATGTCCGGCATGTAAGACACCCATTGACGGATGTTTTGAAGTTTAA
- the nadA gene encoding quinolinate synthase NadA, whose protein sequence is MSSLTEKIKELKTKRNAVILAHNYQRGEIQDIADFTGDSLGLSQQAAKTKADIIVFCGVHFMAETASLLCPDKIVLLPDEHAGCPMANMVTLKQLQIKKKEYPNAKVVCYVNSTAAVKAESDICCTSSNATRIVSSIDKDEEILFIPDKSLGAYVSSQLNRPMILWEGYCPTHHRILAEHIVTLKKEHPQAKVVVHPECTSDVIALADHVASTTGIAKYCRENDANEFIIGTEIGILHRLKKENPQKSFYAITRLADCSNMKLISLEKVLWSLEDMVYQVKVPDTIADRARTAIQRMLELS, encoded by the coding sequence ATGTCATCTCTTACAGAAAAAATAAAAGAACTAAAAACAAAAAGAAACGCAGTAATCCTTGCACATAATTATCAGAGAGGCGAGATACAGGACATCGCAGACTTTACCGGCGACTCACTGGGACTCTCCCAGCAGGCGGCAAAGACAAAGGCCGATATTATCGTTTTCTGCGGGGTGCACTTTATGGCGGAAACAGCCTCCCTCCTTTGTCCTGATAAGATTGTCTTGCTGCCCGACGAACATGCGGGATGCCCGATGGCTAATATGGTAACCCTGAAGCAACTTCAGATAAAGAAAAAAGAATACCCGAACGCTAAAGTAGTTTGTTATGTAAACAGCACCGCCGCTGTGAAGGCAGAGAGCGACATTTGCTGCACATCCTCCAATGCAACCAGGATTGTATCATCAATTGACAAGGATGAGGAGATCCTTTTTATACCGGATAAGAGTCTGGGGGCATATGTATCCTCACAACTAAACCGTCCTATGATACTCTGGGAGGGCTACTGCCCTACCCATCACAGGATTCTGGCGGAACATATTGTGACATTAAAAAAAGAACACCCGCAGGCAAAGGTTGTTGTTCATCCGGAATGCACATCCGATGTGATAGCGTTGGCAGACCATGTTGCCAGTACTACGGGCATTGCCAAATATTGCAGGGAGAACGATGCCAATGAATTTATTATAGGGACAGAGATCGGTATTTTGCACCGTTTGAAAAAAGAGAACCCGCAAAAATCCTTTTACGCAATTACCCGGCTTGCCGATTGTTCCAACATGAAACTTATCAGTCTGGAAAAGGTCCTGTGGTCCCTCGAAGATATGGTTTATCAGGTAAAGGTACCTGATACTATTGCAGACAGGGCACGAACAGCCATTCAGAGAATGCTCGAACTGTCATAA